A genomic stretch from Vanrija pseudolonga chromosome 6, complete sequence includes:
- the pyc_1 gene encoding Pyruvate carboxylase, which produces MAGTNPLDAWSQHLGLDHSEPGTPGTPLQTVDRLRKQQAGHNGPLKKVLVANRGEIAIRVFRTAHELAMSTVAIYSHEDRANAHRYKSDESYLVGEGLSPVGAYLAQDDIVRIALEHGVDMIHPGYGFLSENSDFARKVEEAGIAFIGPRPETIDALGDKTKARDVAIKAGVSVVPGTPGPVESWELAKDFIDKYGFPVIIKAAMGGGGRGMRVVRDRESFKENFERAVSEAKSAFGDGTVFIERFLDKPRHIEVQLLADSQGNCVHLFERDCSVQRRHQKVVEIAPAPHLPEDVRQAILNDALKLAHAVNYRNAGTAEFLVDQQNRHYFIEINPRIQVEHTITEEITGIDIVAAQIQIAAGVTLEQLGLTQDHIHRRGFAIQARITTEDPAQGFQPDTGKIEVYRSAGGNGVRLDAASGYAGAQITPHYDSLLVKCSVSGATYEVARRKLLRALIEFRIRGVKTNIPFLVRLLTHPVFEAGGCWTTFIDDTPELFKLVKSQNRAQKLLAYLGDVAVNGSSILGQAGPPGLKTEAIIPKITDKDGKVVDTSVPQLKGWRNIIVNEGPEAFAKAIRAYPGTLIMDTTWRDAHQSLLATRMRTVDMANIAKETSHALANAYSIECWGGATFDVAMRFLYEDPWDRLRTLRKLVPNVPLQALVRGANAVGYTSYPDNAIYEFSKKAVEAGLDIFRVFDSLNYFENLKLGIDAAKKAGGVVEGTICYSGDVANPKKTKYTLQYYLDLTQQLVGEGIHVLGIKDMAGLLKPEAARLLIGAIRKAHPDLPIHVHSHDTAGIAVSSMLAAAQAGADVVDVAIDDLSGLTSQPAMGAVVAALEQSGLGPGISHENIMALNFYWSQVRKLYAPFEANVRASDSGVFDHEMPGGQYTNLQFQASSLGLGTQWLDIKKKYIEANQLCGDIIKVTPSSKVVGDFAQFMVSNNLSKEDVNEKAATLDFPSSVVEFFQGYLGQPYGGFPEPLRSKIIRDKPRIDARPGLSMKPLEFKKIKAELREKYGAHITDFDVQSYAMYPKVFDEFQTFLDKFGDLSVLPTRIKLLAVGPLDTNKGTREVFFELNTRAIVIEDRSAAIEHVTRERATSEPGSVGSPMSGVVVDVRVAKGSIVKAGDPMESVVSAPVSGTVARVLVSENDSINSGDLIVEITH; this is translated from the exons ATGGCTGGCACCAACCCG ctcgacgcctGGTCGCagcaccttggcctcgaccaCTCGGAGCCCGGAACTCCCGGCACTCCCCTCCAGAC CGTGGACCGCCTCCGCAAGCAGCAGGCTGGCCACAATGGCCCTCTCAAGAAGGTCCTGGTCGCCAACCGTGGTGAGATCGCCATCCGTGTCTTCCGTACCGCCCACGAGCTCGCCATGTCCACTGTCGCCATCTACTCGCACGAGGACCGCGCCAACGCTCACCGTTACAAGTCGGACGAGTCGTACCTTGTTGGCGAGGGCCTCAGCCCCGTCGGCGCCTACCTCGCTCAGGACGACATTGTTCGCATCGCCCTTGAGCACGGTGTCGACATGATTCACCCTGG TTACGGTTTCCTGTCTGAGAACTCGGACTTTGCccgcaaggtcgaggaggccggtATCGCCTTCATTGGCCCCCGCCCCGAGACCATTGACGCTCTCGGTGACAAGACCAAGGCTCGTGACGTTGCCATCAAGGCTGGCGTCTCGGTCGTCCCTGGTACCCCCGGCCCCGTCGAGTCGTGGGAGCTTGCCAAGGACTTCATTGACAAGTACGGTTTCCCCGTCATCATCAAGGCCGCcatgggcggtggtggccgtggtaTGCGTGTTGTCCGCGACAGGGAGAGCTTCAAAGAGAACTTTGAGCGTGCTGTTTCCGAGGCCAAGTCGGCCTTTGGTGACGGTACCGTCTTCATTGAGCGCTTCCTCGACAAGCCCCGCCACATTGAGGTTCAGCTCCTTGCCGACTCGCAGGGCAACTGTGTTCACCTCTTTGAGCGTGACTGCTCGGTCCAGCGTCGTCACCAGAAGGTTGTCGAGATTGCCCCTGCTCCTCACCTCCCCGAGGATGTTCGCCAGGCCATCCTCAACGATGCCCTCAAgctcgctcacgccgtcAACTACCGCAACGCCGGTACCGCCGAGTTCCTGGTTGACCAGCAGAACCGCCACTACTTTATTGAGATCAACCCCCGTATCCAGGTCGAGCACACGATCACCGAGGAGATCACGGGCATCGACATTGTCGCCGCGCAGATCCAGattgccgccggcgtcacCCTTGAGCAGCTTGGCCTTACCCAGGACCACATCCACCGCCGTGGTTTCGCTATCCAGGCCCGTATCACCACCGAGGACCCCGCCCAGGGCTTCCAGCCCGACACGGGTAAGATTGAGGTCTACCGTTCCGCTGGCGGTAACGGTGtccgtctcgacgccgcttCTGGCTATGCCGGTGCCCAGATCACTCCCCACTACGACTCCCTGTTGGTCAAGTGCTCCGTCTCGGGCGCCACCTACGAGGTCGCCCGCCGCAAGCTCCTCCGTGCCCTCATCGAGTTCCGTATCCGTGGTGTCAAGACCAACATTCCCTTCCTCGTCAGGTTGTTGACCCACCCCGTCTTCGAAGCAGGCGGCTGCTGGACGACGTTCATCGACGATACTCCCGAGCTCTTCAAGCTCGTCAAGTCGCAGAACCGTGCGCAGAAGCTCCTTGCTTATCTCGGCGATGTCGCTGTCAACGGCTCGTCGATCCTCGGCCAGGCGGGTCCCCCCGGTCTCAAGACCGAGGCTATCATCCCCAAGATCaccgacaaggacggcaaggtcgtcgacacctCGGTTCCTCAGCTCAAGGGCTGGCGCAACATCATTGTCAACGAGGGCCCCGAGGCCTTTGCCAAGGCTATCCGCGCCTACCCCGGTACCCTCATCATGGACACCACCTGGCGTGACGCTCACCAGTCGCTCCTCGCGACCCGTATGCGTACCGTCGACATGGCCAACATTGCCAAGGAGACGTcgcacgccctcgccaacgccTACTCGATCGAGTGCTGGGGTGGTGCTACTTTCGACGTGGCCATGCGCTTCCTCTACGAGGACCCTTGGGACCGTCTCCGCACCCTCCGCAAGCTCGTGCCCAACGTTCCCCTTCAGGCCCTCGTTCGTGGTGCCAACGCTGTTGGTTACACCTCGTACCCCGACAACGCCATCTACGAGTTCTCCAagaaggccgtcgaggccggtcTCGACATCTTCCGTGTCTTTGACTCGCTCAACTACTTTGAGAACCTCAAGCTCGGtatcgacgccgccaagaaggccggtggtgtcgtcgaggGCACCATCTGCTACTCGGGTGACGTTGCCAACCCCAAGAAGACCAAGTACACCCTCCAGTACTACCTCGACCTCACCCAGCAGCTCGTTGGTGAGGGCATCCACGTCCTCGGTATCAAGGACATGGCTGGTCTGCTGAAGCCCGAGGCCGCTCGTCTTCTGATCGGCGCGATCCGCAAGGCCCACCCTGACCTCCCCATCCACGTCCACTCGCACGACACGGCCGGTATCGCCGTCTCGTCCATGCTGGCCGCTGCCCAGGCCGGTGccgatgtcgtcgacgtTGCTATTGACGACCTTTCGGGCCTCACCTCCCAGCCCGCTatgggcgccgtcgtcgctgctcttGAGCAGTCTGGCCTCGGCCCCGGAATCTCGCACGAGAACATTATGGCTCTCAACTTCTACTGGAGCCAGGTCCGCAAGCTCTACGCTCCCTTCGAGGCCAACGTCCGCGCCTCGGACTCTGGTGTCTTTGACCACGAGATGCCGGGTGGACAGTACACT AACCTCCAGTTCCAGGCCTCGTCTCTTGGTCTTGGAACCCAGTGGCTCGACATTAAGAAGAAGTACATTGAGGCCAACCAGCTCTGCGGTGACATTATCAAGGTTACCCCCTCCTCCAAGGTTGTCGGCGACTTTGCGCAGTTCATGGTCTCGAACAACCTCTCCAAGGAGGATGTTAACGAGAAGGCTGCCACCCTCGACTTCCCCTCGTCGGTCGTGGAGTTCTTCCAGGGCTACCTTGGCCAGCCCTACGGTGGCTTCCCCGAGCCCCTCCGCTCCAAGATCATTCGTGACAAGCCCCGCATCGACGCTCGTCCTGGTCTCAGCATGAAGCCCCTCGAGTTTAAGAAGATCAAAGCTGAGCTTCGTGAGAAGTATGGTGCCCACATCACCGACTTTGACGTCCAGTCGTACGCCATGTACCCCAAG GTTTTCGACGAGTTCCAGACGTTCCTTGACAAGTTTGGCGACCTGTCCGTCCTGCCGACGCG CATCAAGCTGCTCGCGGTGGGCCCTCTGGACACGAACAAGGGCACGCGAGAGGTGTTCTTCGAGCTAAAT